The following coding sequences lie in one Sorghum bicolor cultivar BTx623 chromosome 6, Sorghum_bicolor_NCBIv3, whole genome shotgun sequence genomic window:
- the LOC8069465 gene encoding uncharacterized protein LOC8069465 gives MAAPTDEAAGSGTPGTTDPLLADWRERIIIPAVAAGVVGAAFGLLSRHRARLGAARAAVTYAANLAIVAGCYGGARELARDARATTPNDPMNSVVGGLASGAVLGRIQGGHFGAVKYAVTFAAAGTALDYAALKYAPEWHALKEHLSGKKDWFTLPEWSPIQVLDEEALAKKKAREEKLFAQRALGKLDKEDP, from the exons ATGGCTGCTCCTACCGATGAGGCCGCCGGCTCAGGGACGCCGGGAACTACCGATCCGTTGCTCGCCGACTGGAGGGAACGGATCATCATTCCGGCCGTCGCGGCTG GTGTGGTTGGAGCCGCGTTCGGGCTGCTGTCGCGGCACCGGGCGCGCCTTGGCGCCGCCCGCGCCGCCGTCACCTACGCCGCGAACCTCGCCATCGTCGCCGGGTGCTACGGAG GTGCACGTGAACTTGCAAGAGATGCTCGAGCCACAACACCTAATGATCCCATGAATTCTGTTGTTGGTGGGCTAGCAAGTGGAGCTGTCCTTGGTCGAATACAAG GTGGACACTTTGGAGCAGTGAAATATGCAGTCACTTTTGCAGCTGCCGGTACCGCATTGGACTACGCTGCACTGAAGTATGCCCCAGAATGGCATGCCCTGAAAGAACATTTGTCTGGAAAGAAAGACTGGTTTACGCTACCTGAGTGGTCACCTATCCAAGTGTTGGATGAGGAAGCCTTGGCTAAGAAAAAAGCTCGAGAGGAGAAGTTGTTTGCCCAACGAGCACTAGGTAAACTTGACAAGGAGGATCCCTAG